The Plectropomus leopardus isolate mb chromosome 7, YSFRI_Pleo_2.0, whole genome shotgun sequence genome window below encodes:
- the rbp5 gene encoding retinol-binding protein 5, with the protein MSKPNYSGRFDMVEQDNMDAYLEALDINFALRKIVCLLKPTKEITHDPATGDMKIRTLTTFKNFNMDFTIGKEFTEDLGPVDGRTCQTTVSWEGDKLICVQRGEKEGRGWTHWLEGDKLHLEMRVQGIVAKQVFKKAD; encoded by the exons ATGTCTAAACCTAATTACTCCGGCAGGTTTGATATGGTGGAGCAGGATAATATGGACGCCTACCTTGAAGCTTTAG ATATTAATTTTGCCCTGAGGAAGATTGTGTGTCTGTTGAAGCCCACCAAAGAGATCACCCATGACCCGGCCACAGGAGACATGAAGATCCGCACCTTAACCACTTTCAAGAATTTCAACATGGATTTCACCATCGGGAAAGAATTCACTGAGGATCTGGGCCCAGTGGACGGTCGTACCTGTcag ACTACAGTGAGCTGGGAAGGAGACAAACTGATCTGCGTGCAGcgaggagagaaagaaggacGAGGTTGGACACACTGGCTGGAGGGTGACAAGCTGCATTTG gaGATGAGAGTTCAAGGCATCGTGGCCAAGCAAGTCTTCAAGAAGGCTGATTAA
- the ptpn6 gene encoding tyrosine-protein phosphatase non-receptor type 6 produces the protein MVRWFHRDITGLQAEEMLKTRGIHGSFLARPSKKNVGDFSLSVRVGELVTHIRIQNTGDYYDLYGGEKFATLSELVEYYTAENGILQDKDGTVIELRYPLNCSDPTTERWYHGHLSGPNAEKLLSARDEPGTFLVRESLSKPGDFVLSVLTDERSKTGGKRVSHIKIMCQNDRYTVGGSELFDTLTDLVDYYKRKSIEEISGNWVHLKQPYYSTRVNAADIDSRVKQLDQTTQQQQDGEGEKSKAGFWEEFDALQKFEAKVKKSREEGQRPENKSKNRYKNILPFNDTRVVLQDADPDVVGSDYINANYVRNNLWESGDQKVYIATQGCLATTVNDFWQMVWQENTRVIVMTTREVEKGRNKCVPYWPDPQSSKEVGPFVVTSSSEREAADYKIRVMEIAPMDQPKQSRIIWHYQYMSWPDHGVPQEPGGVLSFLSQVNSKQEEFHGAGPMIIHCSAGIGRTGTILVIDMIIQNIDTIGLDCDLDIPKYIQMVREQRSGMVQTEAQYKFIYLAVSEYIQTTKAKTSASMETETEYGNLQLKHQPASRKVSKNKEDVYENLSKGKKDGKKPKSDKKSGSVRKR, from the exons ATGGTTCG GTGGTTCCACAGAGACATCACAGGCCTGCAGGCCGAGGAAATGCTGAAGACTCGAGGCATCCATGGCAGCTTTCTGGCCCGACCCAGCAAGAAAAACGTAGGagatttctccctctctgtcag AGTGGGCGAGCTGGTGACCCACATCCGCATCCAGAACACAGGAGACTACTACGACCTGTACGGCGGGGAGAAGTTTGCCACCTTGTCCGAGCTGGTGGAGTACTACACAGCTGAGAACGGCATCCTGCAGGACAAGGACGGCACCGTCATCGAACTCAGATACCCCCTCAACTGCTCCGACCCCACCACAGAGAG GTGGTACCACGGTCACCTGTCGGGGCCGAATGCAGAGAAGCTGCTCAGTGCACGAGACGAGCCGGGGACCTTCCTTGTCAGAGAGTCGCTGTCCAAACCTGGAGACTTTGTCCTGTCGGTTCTGACGGACGAGAGGAGCAAAACTGGAGGGAAGAGGGTCTCCCACATCAAGATCATGTGTCAG aATGACAGGTACACAGTTGGAGGTTCAGAGCTGTTTGACACGCTGACAGACCTGGTGGACTACTACAAACGCAAAAGCATTGAGGAGATCTCTGGGAACTGGGTGCATCTCAAACAg CCGTATTACTCCACCAGAGTGAATGCAGCAGATATCGACAGCAGAGTGAAACAGCTGGATCAgaccacacagcagcagcaggatggagAGGGCGAGAAGAGCAAGGCGGGCTTCTGGGAGGAGTTTGAT GCTCTTCAGAAGTTTGAGGCCAAAGTgaaaaagagcagagaggagggccAGAGACCTGAGAACAAGAGCAAAAACAGATACAAGAATATCCTTCCCT TCAACGACACCAGGGTCGTCCTGCAGGACGCTGATCCTGATGTTGTGGGCTCAGATTACATCAACGCCAACTACGTGAGA AACAACCTGTGGGAGTCCGGAGATCAGAAAGTTTACATCGCCACCCAGGGGTGCCTAGCAACAACTGTCAACGATTTCTGGCAGATGGTATGGCAGGAGAACACGAGGGTGATCGTCATGACAACAAGAGAGGTCGAGAAAGGGCGG aatAAATGCGTTCCATACTGGCCCGACCCTCAGAGCTCCAAGGAGGTGGGTCCATTCGTGGTGACCTCTTCATCTGAGAGGGAAGCTGCTGATTACAAAATCAGAGTTATGGAAATCGCTCCTATGGACCAG cCAAAACAATCTCGCATTATCTGGCACTACCAGTACATGAGCTGGCCCGACCATGGCGTCCCTCAGGAGCCAGGTGGCGTCCTCAGCTTCCTCAGCCAAGTGAACTCTAAACAAGAAGAGTTTCATGGTGCTGGACCCATGATCATCCACTGCAG TGCTGGAATTGGTCGAACAGGCACGATCTTGGTGATCGACATGATCATTCAGAACATTGACACTATag GTCTGGACTGTGATCTCGACATCCCAAAATACATCCAGATGGTGCGAGAGCAGCGCTCTGGCATGGTGCAGACAGAGGCTCAGTACAAGTTCATCTACCTAGCCGTGTCCGAGTACATACAGACCACCAAGGCCAAAACCTCTGCCTCCATG GAAACTGAGACAGAGTATGGAAATCTGCAACTCAAACATCAACCAGCAAGCAGGAAGGTCTCAAA AAATAAGGAGGACGTTTACGAGAATCTGTCAAAAGGGAAGAAAGACGGGAAGAAACCAAAGTCAGACAAGAAAAGTGGCTCCGTGAGGAAAAGATAG